The following nucleotide sequence is from Amia ocellicauda isolate fAmiCal2 chromosome 14, fAmiCal2.hap1, whole genome shotgun sequence.
CTGTGTGTCACTGGAGCTCCGGAGCGGACGGGCCGCCTGTGCAGAGCCGAGGAGCCGggaggagagaggcagagacccGGGCAGCAGCGGACGGTAAGTAACTAGCTTTAATTGACTTGTTAAGTAATGGGGGAGCGGAATGGGTTCAATGACTAATTTGCGCATTGTGCAACAACGTAAACATCCAGTAGCCAAAATAcatctgttaataataatatataaacataatatatttctccactgatttcTGAAGAACGATGGCTTGGCTCAGTTGTTTTCCTTAGTGAAATGAACTCAAATCCACATTGTTGCGTCATTGTACGGAGTTCTCTAGTTCTGCCCGGATCTGTACAGTTATATACGAATCTCGTTCTCGGTCACGTAACTCTAGCCTCACAAATTACATGTAACAGCGATCAATTAGAAATATTGTGCTTAGCTATGGAATGGCACCTTTTTCCTTCTTGGTAGGCAGCAACATTACTCTGTTAATGTGAATTGCATTTCCATTAGACCCCAATTCTGAGTGTTTTAAATGGAAGGTAAAAtgtgtgtatgattaaacaCTTGATATTTTGCAATATTACATTAAAGCTTTTCATTAATTCAGGATAATACACTTTAACAGTCTGTTTGAGTAACAGGTAAAAATTGATTATATGATTTTGATGATGAATAAGCCAtgcgttatatattttattgatgaTGGATGTGTGAAAGAATGTTACGAAGTAAAATCACATTACAGCCCTGTTGTTGCTGCACATCTACACTATGAAATGCCTGCATCACTTTTACAGCTGTGACTGTTTGCTTGATGTGAAGATATTTCTGTGCTGAAGCAATTTTGACCTGTACTAGTGGTCTGTCCTCAGAGCTGCTATTCTCCTGTCTTGTCTCTCCTccaggagctgtagaggccagcactctccctgactctggggaaagggcTCCCATTGAGCAGCAGTACTGTGAGCAGGAGTGGagctccagtctgaggcaggacacaCAGCCCACAGATACTGAAGACAACCAGGGTCTGACTGAGCAGCACAGGAgcagacagagtaaagaggagtTCAGGGGACTGGAGTCTGGCCACAAGGCAGAGCCACAGACTGAGGGGTCAACACAGGGACTCTGGGCACTGGGGTCTGAGTGTGGAACCAGTGTAGGTTGTGCTGAACTGAGCTCTACTAGAACACAGTGTGAACCAATTGTGGCGTCTGTTCACATTAAAACAGAAGACAATGAACTGGAGATAGACACACATACTCTTTTGAAAGATAGACTCTGTAGTCTTAGACTACAGAATATAACAGTAGGCCCTTGTAAACTGGATCCAGAGCTCCCTGCATATGGACTGTGTGGAACAGAATTTGTTGCCTTCAGGAAGACATTCAGTGGAGGGGATGACAGTGTAGTGAGGGGTGAGAGCCCATCATCACAGTGCAGACAGCTGTGTCCCAGACCCTCCAGCAAACATACTCTTCCCTCACAAAAAAATCAGAATCAAGACTGCCATTGTTGCCTCCAGTGTGGGAAGATCTTCAATAAACCAATATATCTTAAAATTcatcagcgcattcacacaggagagaaaccatattCCTGCCCCCAGTGTGGAAAGAGCTTCAATCAGGCAAGCAGTCTTATTTATCACCAGCGCACTCACACTGGAGAGAAGCCGTACTGCTGCactcagtgtgggaagagttttaTGCATGCAGGAAACCTTAATGCTCACCAGCgggttcacacaggagagaaaccgtactgctgctcccactgtgggaagagcttcaatCAGTCCGCACATCTGCATAGACATGAGAGAATTCATACACGAGAGAAACCATACTGCTGCTtacagtgtgggaagagtttcagtCATTCAACAAGCCTTAAAtctcaccagcgcattcacacagtgCCTACTGTTGGTCTTAGTGTGCAAAGAGCTTCTAACATGCAGGAAGTTGTGAAATCTCACCAGATGATTCACACAGCAGAGAGATTATATAATAAAAGTTAGGCAAGCATGTTAGCATAAATGTCAGACAGttgttcccaaccctggtcctggggacacACTGTCCTGCTAAAtgcttatttcattttaaaatattaaacatgacAGTGGTGAAATTGGACAATTTGGAATACCTCACTCTCACAGAAACTTGGATTTCCCCAGAGAATCATATTTCCCCTGCTGCCCTGTCCTTTCCCATTCTCCTTATCTGGGCAGGGAGGAGGGACTGGGCTTCTGCACTCTCCTTCCCTTGCCTTTCCTTCCATTCTCTTCTTAGCCGCCTCCTTTCTGTCTATATTAACAGAATTTCATGCAGTATTTTCATGTCACCTCTTAATGGTACTCTACCATCCCCATGGTCCACTCACTACTTTTCTGGTCTTCGGTCCTGCACTCGGTCTCTTCTCCTAACATCCTCCTTGGTTACTTCAACATCCATCTTTCTAACCCCTCACACTCTACTGGATTTCTTCCCCTCGTTCATTTTGTCAAATTCTCCCTGTCTCCATCACCCCCTGCTCACAAGACAGCTTACCAGCTGGATTTCGTCTTCACCAGAGCCTGCTCCCCCTCCATTCTCTGTAACTTCTCTCGACATCTTGGATCACCACTTCTTCTTGTTTTCCCTTTCcctctttttttcctcctctaaaatctgttaaaaaaaacatcttaacACCCCCTTCTCCAAAACTCCCTACTGAAGCATGAGCTTCCTCTGGGTCTTACTGAAAAAACCCACCCTCGACCTTACCTGTGGTGAGAATTACCATCCTGGCTCCTTTCCTTCCTCACTAAAACCCTTTAGCAGCTTATGGTCAGCTCTTTTCGGTTCTATCTTATCATTTACTCCTTGACCCTCTGCCATAAGGCTTTTGCACTGCCACTCCACTGAAACTGCTTTCCTATCTTTCACTGACTTGCTTAAATCTGCTCGTGACACCTCCCCCTCTTCTGTCCTAATCCTGCTTGATCTCTCCAGCctttgacactgtcaatcactccattCTCCTCACCTCTCTTGCCAACCTTGAAATCGATGGCCTCAAAAGCTGCACCTACCAGCTATTCATCCACACCGCAACCTCTCTGAACCCTTTCATGGATGTGTCCTAGAATTCTGTGCcaggtttattttgaaatattgatAGAAAATCTACACACCTGTATTTAAGAGTTATAAATTATTTACATTTGATCAATtcacaatacattatatattattttaaagcttataaaacattaagtttatttttcatgttttaagaCGTGTTCAAACCTAAGAGAATACTGAAATGGCATCTAATCCTCACTCTAATATTTTAGTGTATTAACTCCTAAAACATTCTATATATAAAGAGACATCTTCTTAAGAAATAGAACACTACTTcatatttaaatttgaaaacCCTTTATGTCATTAACTATGTAATTCAGAACATGATGGATTATAAAAAAAGACAGATATGGCACAGTCAAattatgcatatatttattaacTATTTAGTAGGCTAGTCACTTCTTCATACTTTATACAAATGACTATTCTTAGCTAAAACTGAAAGCCACACATTATTCAATTAATGTAAAAATAGAAATCTGAGGAGAAAGTAAATGAGCTAAACTTAAAAAATCTTCCtaattaataaagtaaataaatggaACAATAACTGTTGGGCCACAATTAGTTAATTAGAAAATTAAACCTTAGGAGCTGAACAGTGCAGCTATTCCTTTGTTCATTCTTCCTCCAAGACCCTCAACACCACGAGACCCTTCATCTGTAATACGAATGGATAAATTGTATAAAAGGCATCACCATAATCAATAAGACAATTAATtatgcacaacaatacaactcctAACTGCAGTTATATCACTACACATATCAACCAAAatttattctgaaatatatGCTAATACAAATCTAATACAAATTTTAACAGTCctcataacataaaataaaaaacttttacTAACACTTTTGttattatgtaatttggctAACTATTGAAGGCAAAGGCAGGATATTTTAAACACTTTAATCTTTCAACTTCATCATAAATTAACATATACTAGACATCACTTTTTAGCCTTTCAGTCAAAACATACAACATAATGTAACATGTATAGTGTTATAATATGTGTAGTTTTATTCTAACCTATAATactgataaaaaaacaaaacaaacaaaaaaacactataaGCCTAGCTGGCTGTTGAAAAATGACAGTGAACTTTTATAGTGGTAAAATTAAACACCACCACACTAGATCTAAGCTGCAAATCTTCAATAAATAgtgtaaaacataaattaaaacaagcaACCATGTAGTTACGCAAGAAGTGGGCGTGCACACAGTACTAAACTCTGCATAAGTACATGTActttcaaataatacaaatgatacTAATAGACTTACACACTACAAATgcaaccaataaataaataaatgccagaTTTACTATACCACTTTGTAAAGCAAAGTAAAAGCAATTGGTCTGACAGGTCATTACTACTTACTTAACAAGCAAACCAGTATAAAGTGAATCCTGAATATTTTGAGATCAGTCCTGAAGTTAACAGGTGTGCCCCAAGgatctgtcctgggcccccacctgttctctctctacacctgCTCGCATTGCATCACATGGGTCCTCTTACCAATTCTATGCAGATGATACCCAaatctttctttattttctttctcctgACCCTCTCATCCACTCTCACATCTCTTCTCATCTCCCTCCTATCTCCTCCCAGATGCACTTGCATCATCTGAAGCTCGCATCACCCTTGACCCCGCTCTGTCCTACTCTTAGCACATCTTCACTCTGACACCAACGTACTGATTCTTCCTGATAACAGGAATCCActccttcctcaccaactactcaacaAGACCATTTTTTGTCACCTTCCAGTGATTACTCAGGACACATCTGCTCAGACAGTACCTCTAATACAGAATCCTGTAAGATATTGTAGGCCACAgcaagagaggagagaaggagacCAGAGGAAGACGACACACCAGGCTGCCTGCTGCTAACCGAGACTGACTTACCTGTCTGGAGGTGCATTCCTGTAACTCAACAGAAGCTTGAAAttgcatattttgttaatttaatcaaattatAATAGTTTTACATTAAATCTGCCCCAAATATATCATAATTGTGCACTTATGACTACAGCATTTTCCCTCAGATAAGAATCTTATAGCGATGATAGTATGAGTTTCAGTTCAACTATAATGCAGATTGGCTGGTAATGATAGGTGTGAAAAATTCCTCTTACAAGGCTAATACAAGGGCTGCTCAGGACTCTTGCTCTTACGCACATTATTGAAACATGCTTCCTACTGCTCCTGCttacttatttattgttatCACTTTCATTTCACTGCAACTACTCCTATACCTATTCCATTAGCACACACCTAGGACTTACAACGTGACTGATAACACTGACTTTCTtataatgtttataattaaaGTTCATATTGATCTTCTAATTTTAATTGTCACTATagtttgtactttgttttgctGATTTGTTTAGTCTAGGTCACTAATTGCTTTTTcagaacaataaaataatcaacTTAACTCTGCTGCAGCTCTTTGGTTTGTGAATGAATAAGAATGTATTCTATGTCAAACTTATTGCCTTTATGTGAGTATAGCAAGTAGAATCAGGGGCGGACTGGCTGGGTCACAGGCCAGGATTGTAGTATACGCTAGacttatgaaaatgaaaaccagTTTACAACAACCACCATAACTCAGAACCCATACAAATGCCTGCAACTCCCAAAGTCTTTTATAGAAAATATTTTCAATCATGTACAAATgtgtaattattaaataataataataataataataataataataataataaatacagtactCACTTCTCTGACTGTTGCTATTGCTGCATTAAACTGATTTCTGCTGAGTTGAGCTGAATATGACTGCTGCTGCCTATTAGGGGTCagattatgaatatttaaatCATCAGATGAGTCATGAAGAACATATCTATGTCAATATTCAGAAGCATAAGAGCCTCAAGATGGCCATCCCTCAACACAGAGTGCAGACTGGTTTTAATGAATTTCTGAATTGAGAAATTGCAATCACAAGACACATAGGTGAATGACAAGGTTACAAGATGTTTCagtgcacagactaaagatccAGAACTTGCAGAATGGGTTGCAAATGAGTGATGAGCAAATGAGCAACATATGAGCACATGAAATGGAATTTCCACATTGACTTTCCGATGTTACACTGCAGTGTAGTGAGACCTGCTCATCTCTGCAGAGTCATAACTGCCAGCAAAAGCAAGCAAATCATTCCTTAAATCTTGGACATCAACATTAGTCATGGTGACAATGACTTTCAGGCTGAAATACAAAACCTGGCTCCACAATTTTCTTATAGTTTCTAGGGATCTAACACTGCTATTAAGTTTGTATGTGTCATAATCCTGTTCTCAAGTGTAACAATAGCCTTCTTGAATATAACTTCTGTAAAATATTACACATGGTGGGACAGAGACTAGATGTcactttttattacatttcaattaaatatttagcaAACCTGACGATATACTAAACTAATTAGTGACTGTAGTTATacttctgatttttatttttcattactaTAGTAATCATTGGTTAACACACATTAAATGTATAACTAAAACACAATTTTCATCTAATTAAATTTTCATacgatgaaaaacaaaactaatgttgCCAGAGCTGTGATAtatcaaataataatcattccAGTACAGCCTTCAATAATTTTCAAATGATTTTACGATGTAATGTAAAACATCGATTTGGCTGTactatttaaacaaaaacaaaaatgaagttTTTGAAGTCTTGAAGTTGTACAACTCatgtttaaattttaaaattagTTTCATTATTCAGCTGAATCAGTCACGACTGATACTCTCAGATGTATGTTGTATGTTGTTGGCAGAGAGTCAGGTTGTTTTTGTTAGTAACGATGCAATTTTAAGTTTCactataatataatttatattagcAGCTATTAAACCTTTGAATATAAATTTGACTGgaacataacaacataagaaatGTTACAAACGaccgtgctcgtttggtgtccattaataactaagtgatccaagaatactatccagcctatttttacATGTTCCCAAAcagtcagcttcaaccacatcgctgaggagtttgttccagattgtgacgactctctgtgtgaagaagtctctcctgttttccatctttgaatgcctttaagcccaatttccatttgtggaaTATTGCTTTCAACTTTGCTCCTCAGATATTGTCGCCGCACGTAAAGACTTGCACGTAAAGCTCCCAGGTCGCGTTGTTGTAGCCCAGATTTCCGCAATTGTGCACAGATTTGCAGAGTCCCACTGATCCCATCGgtagagcagcgcagatctggacacaactgcggaaatctgcgctacatcACCGCAGTCAAGCGGAGAGAGGAGCAGGGGGCGtggtaaacctcataattgaaatTGTGATGACAGCTAAACCAACTTAATCAATTCCCTTTCTTCGCTCCACACACTTAGTAACATTTCTTTTGAATTTACGTGGAGGCCAGAGCAGGACATTTTACCATAGGAGGACAGTCGTGTAGTCCTGTCACGAACGCacacattatattaaaataataataataataaagcagacAGTCCGCCcccaagtaaaa
It contains:
- the LOC136767837 gene encoding zinc finger protein 544-like; translation: MSVSAALSGRLSSALAELMRAALCEIWKAVEETVSESRVEITRRQRENEALRRRLQELMVAGEAAVCHWSSGADGPPVQSRGAGRREAETRAAADGAVEASTLPDSGERAPIEQQYCEQEWSSSLRQDTQPTDTEDNQGLTEQHRSRQSKEEFRGLESGHKAEPQTEGSTQGLWALGSECGTSVGCAELSSTRTQCEPIVASVHIKTEDNELEIDTHTLLKDRLCSLRLQNITVGPCKLDPELPAYGLCGTEFVAFRKTFSGGDDSVVRGESPSSQCRQLCPRPSSKHTLPSQKNQNQDCHCCLQCGKIFNKPIYLKIHQRIHTGEKPYSCPQCGKSFNQASSLIYHQRTHTGEKPYCCTQCGKSFMHAGNLNAHQRVHTGEKPYCCSHCGKSFNQSAHLHRHERIHTREKPYCCLQCGKSFSHSTSLKSHQRIHTVPTVGLSVQRASNMQEVVKSHQMIHTAERLYNKS